The window GTAACGTGTTCTAGCTACGGAAGCCAGGGATCGCCTGATCGAGGAGCTCGACCACCGACTTGCGCACCCCGGCCCGGTCGAACTCCCGCCCGCCCGCGCCCGCGACCGTGTCGAAGATCAGCCCATCGGCGTACGCGACCAGGTCCTGGCCCTGGCGCTCCGGATCGGACGCGCCCGCCTCGGTCAGCATCGCGACCGCGAGATCGCGGTACCTCTTGCCCACGGCGAGCAGCACGGCGCGCAGTTCCGGGCGGCGGGTGGCCTCCAGGGACAGCTCGTAGCGGGCGATCGCCCAGTCGCGCCCGGTAGTGACGGAGAACTCGATCATGCCGGTCAGCAGGTCTGGCAGGTCCTCCACTCTGGGCTTGGCCGACATCGGCGCGACCATCTGGTCGTCGAGGGTCGAGAGGCGCTGCACGGTCGCTTCCAGCAGCGCCTGACGGGTGCGGAAGTAGTACGAGCTCGAGCCCTCCGGCAGTCCCGCCCGCCGGTCCACCGCGCGATGGGTGAGGCCGCGCATCCCCTCGGCGGCGAGCGTGGCGATGGCGGCATCGGCAATGGCGGCTCGGCGCTGTGGCGTAGTCGTCATGATTCCAGCCACTCTACAGGTGTAGAGTGGCTCTACGGATGTAGAGGGGAAGGGGTTTCGCATGCGGACGGCGGCGATCATCGGCGGGGGTATCGCGGGTCTTGCCACGGCGGCCGGGCTCACGCGGCGCGGCTGGCGGGTGCAGGTCTTCGAACAGGCGGCGACCTTCGAGGCGGTGGGGGCGGGAATCTCGATCTGGGGCAACGCCCTGCGCGCGCTGGACGCCCTGGGGCTCGGCGACGAGGTCAGGGCCGCGGGCGCGCGTCCCGGCATCGGCGGCTTCCGCGACGGGCGCGGCGACTGGATCATGCGCGGCTCCGGCGACCCGGACGAGGTCCTCGTCCTGCACCGCGCCGACCTGCTCAAGATCCTGCTCGCCGCGGTGCCCGCGGAGTGCCTGCACGTCGGTGCGCGGTTGGATCCCGCGGTACTGGACCGGACCGAGGTGGACCGCCTGCTGGGCGAGGTGGACCTGCTGGTCGGCGCGGACGGCGCCCGCAGCGGCGTGCGCGAGGCGTTTTGGCCGGAGGCGAAACCGTTGCGCTACGTCGGCAACACCGCCTGGCGGCTGACCCTGCCCGCCGCGGGCATCCCGGCGTTCGACGGCTGCGAGACCTGGCGCGACGGCCGCGTGTTCGGCGTCTTCCCGATGGGTGAGGACCAGATCTACTGCTACGCGAGCGCCCGCGCGGCAGAAGGTGGCCGAACCGACGAACTGACCGAGCTGCGGTGGCTGTTCGGCGCCTGGCCCGACCCCATTCCGCGGATCCTCGCCGCGGCCGACCCCGCCGCCGTCCTGCGCCACGACGTCTACACCCTGCCGCCGCTGGACACCTTCGTCCGCGGCAAGGTCGCCCTGGTCGGCGACGCGGCCCACGCGATGGCTCCGTACCTGGGCCAAGGTGGTTGCCAGGCGATCGAGGACGCCGTCAGCCTCGCCATCCTCGCCTCCGGCCCTGACCTGGAGGTCGCGCTCCGCGAGTACGACAGGGTGCGCAGGCCACGGGCCCAGCGCATCGCCGAACGCTCCCTGGGTGTGGCGCGGATGGCGCACCTGTCGTCACCGCCGCTTGCCGCCCTCCGCAACAGCGCGCTGCGGCTGATGCCGTCGTCGCTGATGCGCCGGTCCATGACCCGGATGCTTGATTCGCCGCTGCCCGCCGAACCGGCCACTTCGAGCTGACTCTCGCGGTTGCGGGAAGATCGGAGGTGTGCAGTCCACTCCTGATCTCTGGCAGCAGATCTTCGGCGACCAGTGGCGCCCGCCCGCGACGATGATCCTCGTGACCGCGGGCGTCGCGATCGCGGTCGTGCTGACCAACGTGCTCTGGCGCCCCGCGCGCAACGTGATCACCATCGTCCACGAGGCCGGACACGCCCTGGTGGCCGTGCTCGCGGGCAGGCGGCTCGCGGGCATCCGCCTGCACTCCGACACCTCGGGGGTGACGGTGTCGCGCGGGCGGCCGCACGGCCCGGGGATGGTGTGCACCGCGCTCGCGGGCTACGTCGCGCCGTCGCTGCTCGGACTCGGGTTCGCCGCCCTCCTGGGCGCGGATCGCGTGTCCGCGCTGCTGGTCACGTGCGCGGTGCTGCTGTTCGCGGTCCTGGTCATGATCCGCAACGTCTACGGCGTGCTGTCCGTGGTGACCACGGGCGCGATCCTGTTCGGCGTCTCCTGGTTCGCCACCGACGAGATCCAGGCCGCGTTCGCCTACCTCATCACCTGGTTCCTGCTGCTCGGCGGCGTCCGCCCGATCATGGAGCTGCAGAGCAAGCGCAGGCGCGGGCAGGCCCGGGACTCCGACGCCGACCAGCTGGCCCGCCTGACCGGTGCCCCCGGATTCTTCTGGGTCGGCTCGTTCGCGCTGATCAACCTCGGCGCGCTGTTCGTCGCCGCGGGCTGGCTGCTGATCCCCTGATCAGGTCGCGGTCGCCCCGACGAACTGGGTGGCGCCTGCGAAGCGGACCTCGATGTCGGTGAAGCCGCGCTCGGTGAGCAGGTTCCGCACCTCGTCGCGGGCGAACATCCGCTGCCCGGAGGCCCAGCCCATCGCCGTCTGCACGGTCCGCGCGGGCTCCCACGACTCGCGGGCCGAGGTCAGCAGCGCGAGCCTGCCACCCGGTTTGAGTACGCGCGCGAAGGACGTGAGGGCCACCGTCGGCTCGGCGAACATGTGCAGCGCGGCGAAGCAGCACACGGCGTCGACCACGCTCTCGCGCAGCGGCGGGCGCACCGCGTCCGCCCGCAGGTACCCGACCGGGCTGCCCGCCGGGGTCGCGGCGACCGCCCGCTCCAACATCGGCGCGGACGCGTCCAGGCCCACGGCCAGCCCCGTCGGACCGACCTCCACCCCGAAACGCCGGGTGAACCCGCCCGTCCCGCAGGCCACGTCCAGCGCCACCCCACCCGGCTTGAGCCGCAGCAGCCGCACCGCGATGTCGTGCTCCTCGGCCATGCTCGGACCGGTCGGGCCCTTGATCACCCGGCCGAGGGCGGGCCGCCACCAGCGCTCGTAGACCATCGGCACCAGGTTGGTGCGCATCAGCCGCTGCACGAGCCCGGTCGGCGGACCGGCCTGAACCTCGGCGCCGAGCAGGTTCAGGTAGCCGGCGGCGAAGTCGGGCTCGGCGGGCGGCTCGGCCAGCAGGTCGAGCAGCTTGGCGTGCGTGGTCACCACCCCATCCGAGCAGATCAGGCGATGAGGCACACTTTGAACTCGGCCAATCGAAGGGAATCACCGTGAGCGAGCAGACCCCCGAAGCCATCGGCGAGATCGTGGCCAGGTGCGCATCGAAGGCGAAGCTCGCCGCGCCGGACCTGGCCGGTGCCTCCGACGAGGCGGTCGACGCGGCGATCGGCGAGATGGCCGCCCGGCTCTCCTCGGCCCGGGCCAAGATCCTCGCCGCGAACGCCGAGGACGTCGCCGCCGCCGAGGCGTCAGGGATGAGTGGTGGCCTGCTCGACCGGCTGCGCATCACCGAGGAGCGCCTGGAGGACATGGCGGAGCAGCTGCGACTGCTCGCCTCCGTGCCGCATCCCGCGCGCGAGACCCCCGTGCGTGACCTCGACGGCGGCCTGCGGCTGATCGAGCTGCGCAGGCCGGTCGGCGTCATCGGCGCCAACTACGAGGCCCGCCCGAACGTCACCGTCGACGTCGCCTCGCAGCTGGTGAAGTCCCGCAACGCGGGCGTCCTGCGCACCGGCTCCGCCGCCCTGCGCTCGGCCACGGCCCTGCTCAAGGAGGTCATCGCGCCCGGTCTGTCCGACGCGAACATCGACCCCGACGTCATCCAGCTGGTGCCCACCGCCGACCGCGCCGCCGCGGGGGCGCTGGTCGAGCTGCCGCACCTGATCCCGCTGGTCATCGTGCGCGGCAGCGGCGAGACCACCCGCGAACTCGACCGCCGCGCGGCGGCCCACGGGGTGCGCACCCTGGCCCACGCCGACGGCGGTGGCGTCCTCTATTACGACGTCAAAGCCGACCCCGCGTTCGCCGAGGACCTCATCACCCGCAGCCTCGACCGCCTCGGAGTCTGCAACCGCCTCAACCTGCTCCTGGTCCACCGCGACGTCTACGACGCGGCGCTGCCCGGCATCCAGGCCGCGCTCGACAAGGCGGGCGTCGAGCCGTCGCTGCCCCCGCACGAGCACGCCGTCGGCTACGAGTGGGCCCTGGACTCCGACCGCGAGGCCACCGTCACCATCGCCCCGGTCGACAGCCTCGCCGACGCGGTCCGCGTCGCGAACGAGGAGACCTCCGGCCTGGCCGCGGGCATCGTCACCACGGACAAGAAGGCGGCCGCCGACTTCATGGCGGGCTACACCGGCACCGGCGTGTTCTGGAACGCGCCGACCCGGCTGCTCGACGGCTTCAAGCTGCGCGGGGTCCCCGAGACCGGGATCAACCTCGACCGGGTACCCGGCCCGCGTGGCCCGGTCACCTTCACCGACCTCGTCCTGCGCCAGTTCGCCGTCGTCCCGGCCTGAGTCACCGCCTGTGACGTGGCGAGTACCACGTCACAGCGGCCCAACCCAGGCGCGCCACGCCCTCAGGTGCGGGCTAGGATTCCTCCCGAGTAACCGCCGCCAAGGCGAACTCACCCATGTTCACACCTCGAGGCACGCAGGAGGCAGGAGTGACTGCAGTAGCCCCGCAGCCGATCGCGACGCGGCCGTATCCGGCCCGCGAGACGCTCAAGGGTTCGTACCTGCTGCGGTTGTTCCGCACGACGGACCACAAGCAAATCGGCATCATGTACCTAGTCACGTCGTTCGCCTTCTTCATGGTGGGCGGGGCGATGGCGATGCTGATCCGCAGTGAGCTCGCCGTTCCGGGACAGCAGTTCCTGTCGCAGGAGCAGTACAACCAGCTCTTCACCATGCACGGCACGATCATGCTGCTGCTGTACGCGACGCCGATCCTCTTCGGCTTCGCGAACTTCGTTCTTCCGCTGCAGATCGGCTCGCCGGACGTGGCGTTCCCGAGGCTCAACGCCTTCTCGTACTGGCTGTACCTCTTCGGCGGCCTGATCGTGATGGCGGGCTTCCTGACCCCGGGTGGCGCGGCCGACTTCGGCTGGTTCGCCTACACCCCGCTGTCGGACAAGATCCACTCGCCCGGCGTCGGCGCCGACCTGTGGATCGTCGGCCTGGCGGTCGGTGGTCTGGGCACCATCCTCGGTGCGGTCAACATGATCACCACCATCGTGTGCCTGCGCGCGCCCGGTATGACGATGTTCCGGATGCCCATCTTCGTGTGGAACATCCTGATCACCAGCATCCTGGTGCTGCTCGCGTTCCCGATCCTCACCGCCGCGCTGTTCGGCCTGCTCGCCGACCGCCAGCTCGGGGCGCACGTGTTCGACCCGGCCAGTGGTGGCGTGATCCTCTGGCAGCACCTGTTCTGGTTCTTCGGACACCCCGAGGTCTACATCGTCGCCTTGCCGTTCTTCGGCATCGTGTCGGAGATCTTCCCGGTCTTCAGCCGCAAGCCGCTGTTCGGCTACCGCACCCTCATCTACGCGACGCTGGGTATCGCGGCGCTGTCGATGACGGTGTGGGCGCACCACATGTACGCGACCGGCGCGGTCCTGCTGCCGTTCTTCTCGTTCATGACGTTCCTCATCGCGGTCCCGACCGGTGTGAAGTTCTTCAACTGGATCGGCACGATGTGGAAGGGGCAGCTCACCTTCGAGACACCGATGCTGTTCAGCGTCGGCTTCCTGGTGACGTTCCTCTTCGGCGGCCTCACCGGCGTGCTGCTCGCGGCCCCGGCGATCGACTTCCACGTGTCCGACACGTACTTCGTCGTCGCCCACTTCCACTACGTGCTCTACGGCACGATCGTGTTCGCGACCTTCGCCGGTATCTACTTCTGGTTCCCGAAGATCACGGGCCGGTACCTGGACGAGCCGCTGGGCAAGCTGCACTTCTGGCTGACGTTCCTCGGCTTCCACGGCACCTTCCTCGTCCAGCACTGGCTGGGCAACGAGGGCATGCCGCGCCGCTACGCCGACTACTTGGCCAGCGACGGCTTCACGACGCTGAACATGATCTCGACGCTCGGCGCCTACGTCCTGGGCGCGTCGACGCTTC is drawn from Actinokineospora alba and contains these coding sequences:
- a CDS encoding TetR/AcrR family transcriptional regulator, coding for MTTTPQRRAAIADAAIATLAAEGMRGLTHRAVDRRAGLPEGSSSYYFRTRQALLEATVQRLSTLDDQMVAPMSAKPRVEDLPDLLTGMIEFSVTTGRDWAIARYELSLEATRRPELRAVLLAVGKRYRDLAVAMLTEAGASDPERQGQDLVAYADGLIFDTVAGAGGREFDRAGVRKSVVELLDQAIPGFRS
- a CDS encoding FAD-dependent monooxygenase, which codes for MRTAAIIGGGIAGLATAAGLTRRGWRVQVFEQAATFEAVGAGISIWGNALRALDALGLGDEVRAAGARPGIGGFRDGRGDWIMRGSGDPDEVLVLHRADLLKILLAAVPAECLHVGARLDPAVLDRTEVDRLLGEVDLLVGADGARSGVREAFWPEAKPLRYVGNTAWRLTLPAAGIPAFDGCETWRDGRVFGVFPMGEDQIYCYASARAAEGGRTDELTELRWLFGAWPDPIPRILAAADPAAVLRHDVYTLPPLDTFVRGKVALVGDAAHAMAPYLGQGGCQAIEDAVSLAILASGPDLEVALREYDRVRRPRAQRIAERSLGVARMAHLSSPPLAALRNSALRLMPSSLMRRSMTRMLDSPLPAEPATSS
- a CDS encoding M50 family metallopeptidase is translated as MILVTAGVAIAVVLTNVLWRPARNVITIVHEAGHALVAVLAGRRLAGIRLHSDTSGVTVSRGRPHGPGMVCTALAGYVAPSLLGLGFAALLGADRVSALLVTCAVLLFAVLVMIRNVYGVLSVVTTGAILFGVSWFATDEIQAAFAYLITWFLLLGGVRPIMELQSKRRRGQARDSDADQLARLTGAPGFFWVGSFALINLGALFVAAGWLLIP
- a CDS encoding class I SAM-dependent methyltransferase; this encodes MTTHAKLLDLLAEPPAEPDFAAGYLNLLGAEVQAGPPTGLVQRLMRTNLVPMVYERWWRPALGRVIKGPTGPSMAEEHDIAVRLLRLKPGGVALDVACGTGGFTRRFGVEVGPTGLAVGLDASAPMLERAVAATPAGSPVGYLRADAVRPPLRESVVDAVCCFAALHMFAEPTVALTSFARVLKPGGRLALLTSARESWEPARTVQTAMGWASGQRMFARDEVRNLLTERGFTDIEVRFAGATQFVGATAT
- a CDS encoding aldehyde dehydrogenase family protein — protein: MSEQTPEAIGEIVARCASKAKLAAPDLAGASDEAVDAAIGEMAARLSSARAKILAANAEDVAAAEASGMSGGLLDRLRITEERLEDMAEQLRLLASVPHPARETPVRDLDGGLRLIELRRPVGVIGANYEARPNVTVDVASQLVKSRNAGVLRTGSAALRSATALLKEVIAPGLSDANIDPDVIQLVPTADRAAAGALVELPHLIPLVIVRGSGETTRELDRRAAAHGVRTLAHADGGGVLYYDVKADPAFAEDLITRSLDRLGVCNRLNLLLVHRDVYDAALPGIQAALDKAGVEPSLPPHEHAVGYEWALDSDREATVTIAPVDSLADAVRVANEETSGLAAGIVTTDKKAAADFMAGYTGTGVFWNAPTRLLDGFKLRGVPETGINLDRVPGPRGPVTFTDLVLRQFAVVPA
- the ctaD gene encoding aa3-type cytochrome oxidase subunit I, whose protein sequence is MTAVAPQPIATRPYPARETLKGSYLLRLFRTTDHKQIGIMYLVTSFAFFMVGGAMAMLIRSELAVPGQQFLSQEQYNQLFTMHGTIMLLLYATPILFGFANFVLPLQIGSPDVAFPRLNAFSYWLYLFGGLIVMAGFLTPGGAADFGWFAYTPLSDKIHSPGVGADLWIVGLAVGGLGTILGAVNMITTIVCLRAPGMTMFRMPIFVWNILITSILVLLAFPILTAALFGLLADRQLGAHVFDPASGGVILWQHLFWFFGHPEVYIVALPFFGIVSEIFPVFSRKPLFGYRTLIYATLGIAALSMTVWAHHMYATGAVLLPFFSFMTFLIAVPTGVKFFNWIGTMWKGQLTFETPMLFSVGFLVTFLFGGLTGVLLAAPAIDFHVSDTYFVVAHFHYVLYGTIVFATFAGIYFWFPKITGRYLDEPLGKLHFWLTFLGFHGTFLVQHWLGNEGMPRRYADYLASDGFTTLNMISTLGAYVLGASTLPFIWNVFKSYRFGEITTADDPWGYGNSLEWATSSPPPRHNFTELPRIRSERPAFDLHYPHMLERIEAERNIGHDKNGHAIPAPSQELAAAMNPPEIDKEDPLKPN